From Procambarus clarkii isolate CNS0578487 chromosome 65, FALCON_Pclarkii_2.0, whole genome shotgun sequence, one genomic window encodes:
- the LOC138354918 gene encoding uncharacterized protein: protein MAARVFTQVTSRRQLMELADMLMADLPYSATMHNNLLLHARGWLSTTRFYTLPTQPPSHTLLWQKTNVPSSIAVYCREAEFEQLIEALRETPLLNWQRHLLIYDVPHFLVEPLKMLAQELGSSLVYWDPNYTFTYRPNMDTEILRNKPGFRVCKLVKTGLQHLLERSLFSKTQPLESTWRLSQHLPSVGVFLDSSVTKDSPLDLQHLHYSGNEEIPVSWMSPTMYGSIGMLGTDDSYRNLGLGRLVIKIMGRLYASQGFIPNAHVNYDNPSSIATISKIPGWENTHTAAWMAFEQTNGISEISQDKAPQYF, encoded by the exons ATGGCTGCGCGAGTCTTCACTCAAGTGACCAGTAGGCGCCAACTTATGGAACTTGCTGACATGCTCATGGCGGACCTACCCTACTCGGCCACA ATGCACAACAACCTGCTCCTACACGCTCGAGGGTGGCTGTCCACGACCAGGTTCTACACCTTGCCCACCCAACCACCCTCTCACACACTCTTGTGGCAGAAGACG AATGTGCCCTCCAGTATTGCAGTCTACTGCCGGGAAGCGGAATTCGAACAACTGATAGAGGCGCTAAGGGAGACGCCTCTATTGAACTGGCAACGACACCTGCTGATCTATGATGTTCCCCACTTCCTGGTTGAGCCGCTGAAGATGCTGGCCCAAGAGCTGGGGAGCTCCCTCGTCTATTGGGATCCAAATTACACATTTACTTACCGCCCTAACATGGATACTGAAATCCTCAG GAACAAGCCTGGTTTCCGTGTCTGTAAACTTGTCAAAACTGGGCTCCAACACCTGCTGGAGAGGAGCCTCTTTAGCAAAACCCAACCGCTGGAGTCCACGTGGAGACTATCGCAGCATCTGCCATCTGTTGGAGTATTCCTCGACTCGAGCGTGACTAAGGACTCACCTCTCGACCTCCAGCACCTGCACTACTCCGGAAATGAGGAAATACCTGTCTCCTGGATGTCGCCGACCATGTATGGAAGCATCGGCATGTTGGGGACGGACGACAGCTACAGGAATCTGGGTCTTGGTAGACTGGTAATCAAGATCATGGGGAGGCTATATGCTAGCCAGGGCTTCATCCCTAACGCCCACGTCAACTACGACAACCCATCTTCTATAGCAACGATCAGCAAGATACCAGGCTGGGAAAACACCCACACTGCCGCCTGGATGGCCTTCGAGCAGACAAATGGAATCAGTGAAATATCACAGGACAAAGCTCCCCAATATTTTTAG